In Gracilimonas sp., a single window of DNA contains:
- a CDS encoding ABC-three component system protein translates to MTEKYSAKDSNLGYLYQAKYALYEIIRSDQEEDASITIEGLDDFDIKKLGSVTKLGQLKHHRKPGGNLTDASPDIWKTLRIWIETYKKGELLFDRVTLFLITTSSIKDDSIAAKLTKSNLRDIDDASKRLIKVAKESKNKDLKDCFDAFIALSEAERELILSRIIVRGKAYSFEELEKLIKNFLQYSVNPDRIQSAYTRLVGWWNNQILDILLAEKQVYIQRQNVLSKIREIASQFTIDSLPVDLLDIHFTDHNASDYQDYQFVEQLKSIDVGKERIRNCIFDYYRAYTQRNKWITEDLLIDNELESYEKRLINEWKRQRIIIKDSEGIDDSSKEEELKKFGKKVLNWVEQKAELQIRSDVKDDGYVMRGSYQMLADEEDPKIYWHPNFMEKFKELIK, encoded by the coding sequence ATGACAGAAAAGTATTCGGCGAAAGACTCAAATCTTGGTTATTTATATCAAGCAAAGTATGCTTTATATGAAATAATAAGATCAGATCAAGAGGAAGATGCAAGTATTACTATTGAGGGGTTAGATGATTTTGATATAAAAAAGTTAGGAAGCGTAACTAAACTAGGTCAATTAAAACATCATAGAAAGCCAGGTGGGAATCTTACTGATGCAAGTCCTGATATTTGGAAAACTTTGCGAATTTGGATAGAAACTTACAAGAAAGGAGAGCTTCTGTTTGATAGGGTGACTTTATTTTTAATTACTACATCAAGCATAAAGGATGACTCAATAGCGGCAAAATTGACTAAAAGTAATCTAAGAGATATTGATGATGCATCTAAGAGATTAATTAAAGTTGCTAAAGAATCTAAAAATAAGGATCTAAAGGATTGTTTCGATGCTTTTATAGCCTTGTCAGAAGCAGAAAGGGAACTTATTCTAAGTCGAATAATTGTTAGGGGTAAGGCTTACAGTTTTGAAGAGTTAGAAAAGTTGATTAAAAATTTTCTACAATATTCGGTAAATCCAGATCGAATTCAAAGTGCTTATACAAGGCTTGTAGGATGGTGGAACAATCAAATTCTTGACATATTATTAGCAGAGAAACAGGTATATATTCAGCGGCAGAATGTACTATCAAAAATTAGAGAGATAGCTAGTCAATTTACAATCGATAGCCTTCCAGTTGATCTACTAGATATACATTTCACAGATCATAATGCAAGTGATTATCAAGACTACCAATTTGTAGAACAACTAAAAAGCATAGATGTTGGTAAAGAGAGAATCAGGAACTGTATTTTTGATTATTACCGAGCTTATACTCAACGTAATAAATGGATTACAGAAGATTTGTTAATTGATAATGAGCTTGAATCCTATGAGAAAAGACTAATTAATGAATGGAAGAGGCAAAGAATAATCATCAAAGATTCAGAAGGGATAGATGATAGTTCTAAAGAAGAAGAATTGAAGAAGTTTGGAAAAAAAGTATTGAACTGGGTTGAGCAAAAAGCAGAGCTACAAATTAGATCTGATGTTAAAGATGATGGTTATGTTATGAGAGGTAGTTATCAAATGTTGGCTGATGAAGAAGATCCAAAGATTTATTGGCACCCAAACTTTATGGAAAAATTTAAAGAACTAATTAAATGA
- a CDS encoding DUF5677 domain-containing protein: protein MTEPDYEQIDVLISRLIKTVDDSFKNEPQGNKETFFWGLYFSLLELSQESIRLISEKRYELVAIACRNSVELYMDVYNCLKYDDYIDRLLLTSFSKQIKLSEFIFKEKKEFDEKTLNRERDNIAYAKKQKALLKKRGVTNIYGIAEKYKLSNLTQFPLMFWMIDMLNQEVHADLRLMMERYSIEDKIPRDFNKGYISPYRNSKTEITVNNYLNLFLAGICESTSVILKEKKLLYSNSIEVIINQLKDILSQAETEGSGNNA, encoded by the coding sequence ATGACTGAACCTGATTATGAACAAATTGATGTTTTAATATCCAGGTTGATAAAAACTGTAGATGATTCATTTAAGAATGAACCTCAGGGTAATAAAGAAACATTTTTCTGGGGTTTATACTTTTCCTTGTTAGAATTATCTCAAGAGTCAATTCGTCTAATTAGCGAGAAAAGATATGAATTGGTTGCTATAGCCTGTAGGAATTCTGTTGAACTCTACATGGATGTCTATAATTGTCTTAAGTACGATGATTACATAGATCGCTTGCTGTTAACAAGCTTTTCAAAACAAATTAAGTTATCCGAATTCATATTTAAAGAAAAGAAAGAGTTTGATGAAAAAACATTAAACAGGGAAAGAGATAATATTGCATATGCAAAAAAACAGAAGGCATTATTGAAAAAGAGGGGGGTTACAAATATATACGGTATAGCTGAGAAATATAAATTGTCAAACCTTACACAGTTTCCGTTAATGTTTTGGATGATTGATATGTTGAATCAAGAAGTTCATGCGGATCTTAGATTAATGATGGAACGTTATAGTATTGAAGACAAAATACCAAGGGACTTTAATAAAGGATATATTAGTCCATATCGAAATAGCAAAACTGAGATAACTGTTAATAACTATCTTAATTTGTTTCTCGCTGGAATTTGCGAATCTACATCAGTAATTCTCAAAGAGAAAAAATTGCTCTATTCAAACTCAATTGAAGTTATAATCAACCAACTTAAAGATATACTAAGCCAAGCTGAAACAGAGGGTTCGGGAAATAACGCATAA
- a CDS encoding three component ABC system middle component has product MMDLKNRPIEVISLLNPAYCSLILFEAVKNYMKKKPDGMPFSLAYVALPMVLNKKLFSSFPSNTNARLDIWIKDNPELKYIFMKSAVNISRYVNEAVLFSLDQNSIILSDNGNLLKGTLRKKNNYLNDELNECIDNAAFIGKWLSKINKESTIYTIMGIRP; this is encoded by the coding sequence ATGATGGATCTGAAAAATCGACCAATTGAAGTTATAAGTTTATTGAACCCAGCTTATTGTTCATTAATTCTATTTGAAGCGGTAAAGAATTACATGAAGAAGAAACCTGATGGGATGCCATTTTCATTAGCTTATGTAGCTTTACCAATGGTCTTAAATAAAAAACTTTTTAGTTCTTTCCCGTCTAATACAAATGCAAGGTTGGATATATGGATAAAAGATAATCCAGAATTGAAATATATATTTATGAAAAGTGCCGTTAATATTTCAAGATATGTAAATGAGGCAGTATTATTCTCACTAGATCAAAACTCAATTATCTTATCTGATAATGGTAATTTGTTGAAGGGCACTCTTAGAAAGAAAAATAATTACTTAAATGATGAACTTAATGAATGTATTGATAATGCAGCATTCATTGGGAAGTGGTTGAGTAAAATAAATAAAGAATCAACCATATATACAATTATGGGTATAAGACCATGA
- a CDS encoding DUF3732 domain-containing protein — MSFQIKKICLYNLKGDRRDIEFEIGQVNIICGESGTGKSAIIDIVDYCLGRSKFKVFEGVNRGVISWYAILLQFEGEQLFIAKPQPDIDVESQSGSYILRGSKIELPSIEELSIEYNDDSLDALISNMTGITPIDSINNETRSTSSYKIKFKHSKYYLFQNQTLIDNENQLFWRQDDDYIPQNIKDTLPYFLGAVKEEKIEITQKLREAKKTLNSQIKKLREAEAIVSNRYEQGQRLLFEAEQIGLNVNSDVNKEAIIEELRKVEGWNPNEFLESYKDSNILELQDDLENLRDEFKKNQRELHSLRSFINSSDEYKDSVTTQKSRLISLKLFNNKESNFCPVCNSKLNEKNEIVVHLENTLQKLNKSLESVTNEKPAMNERLGFLQERMSELREDIRNKELEIHTVISNQQEAKKMRDRTAEISKILGRISLFLENVKAIGVSKELEENVIEAEVLVQTLEEKLSEFDEEQLLESIFNLISKYMGIILNDLNHEFKDSAFRFDLNKLTVIADSKNGAIPLYRMGSGKNWLGCHLATLLSIHRVFIERNRPVPRFIILDQPSQPFFPSQNDYDLFIKELEEGVNSEEATSDLAVVRNLFDALFNFVEVVKNDFQIIVLEHAEYQDDQYQKAVIEDYWHTDINSPSLIPKRWLQ; from the coding sequence ATGAGTTTTCAAATTAAAAAAATATGCCTTTACAACCTAAAAGGTGATCGGAGAGATATAGAATTCGAGATTGGACAGGTAAATATTATATGTGGTGAATCGGGTACTGGAAAATCAGCAATAATTGATATTGTAGATTATTGTCTCGGTAGAAGCAAATTCAAAGTATTTGAAGGTGTCAATAGAGGGGTTATATCTTGGTATGCAATACTTTTACAATTTGAAGGTGAACAATTATTTATTGCAAAACCGCAACCTGATATAGATGTAGAAAGTCAAAGTGGATCATATATTTTAAGAGGTAGTAAAATTGAATTGCCTAGTATTGAAGAGTTAAGTATTGAGTACAATGACGACTCCTTAGATGCTTTGATTTCAAATATGACAGGAATAACCCCTATTGATAGTATCAATAATGAAACAAGAAGTACTTCTTCATATAAGATCAAGTTCAAACATTCAAAATACTATTTGTTTCAGAATCAAACTCTTATTGATAATGAGAATCAATTATTTTGGAGACAAGATGATGATTACATACCACAGAATATCAAAGATACATTGCCTTACTTTTTAGGTGCTGTAAAAGAGGAAAAAATAGAAATTACCCAAAAGTTAAGGGAGGCGAAGAAAACCTTAAATTCTCAAATTAAGAAGCTTAGAGAAGCAGAAGCAATCGTAAGCAATAGATATGAGCAGGGGCAAAGACTACTTTTTGAAGCTGAGCAAATAGGTTTAAATGTGAACTCAGATGTGAATAAAGAAGCAATCATTGAAGAATTAAGAAAAGTGGAAGGATGGAACCCTAACGAGTTTTTAGAATCCTACAAAGACTCTAATATACTTGAACTACAGGATGATTTGGAAAACTTAAGGGATGAGTTCAAAAAAAATCAAAGAGAACTCCATTCACTAAGAAGTTTTATAAATTCTTCAGATGAATACAAAGATAGTGTTACTACTCAGAAGTCAAGATTGATATCACTCAAACTGTTCAACAACAAAGAATCTAATTTTTGTCCTGTCTGTAATTCAAAGTTAAATGAGAAGAATGAGATTGTTGTACATTTAGAAAATACTCTACAGAAACTGAATAAGTCTTTGGAATCGGTTACTAATGAGAAGCCAGCAATGAATGAAAGGCTTGGTTTTCTTCAAGAGAGAATGTCAGAATTGAGGGAAGATATTAGGAACAAAGAATTAGAAATCCATACAGTCATATCTAATCAACAAGAGGCGAAAAAGATGAGGGATAGAACTGCTGAAATATCAAAAATATTAGGCAGGATCAGTTTATTTCTTGAAAATGTAAAGGCAATTGGTGTTTCCAAGGAATTAGAAGAGAACGTAATTGAAGCAGAAGTACTAGTGCAAACACTTGAAGAAAAATTGAGTGAATTTGATGAAGAACAGTTACTTGAATCCATATTCAACTTAATTTCGAAGTACATGGGAATCATACTTAATGACTTGAATCATGAGTTCAAAGATTCTGCATTTAGATTTGATTTGAACAAACTGACTGTTATTGCTGATAGTAAAAATGGAGCTATACCATTGTATAGAATGGGTTCAGGGAAAAATTGGTTGGGGTGTCATTTAGCTACTTTGTTATCTATTCACAGGGTATTTATAGAACGAAATCGTCCAGTACCAAGATTTATTATATTGGATCAGCCATCTCAACCTTTTTTCCCATCTCAAAATGATTATGACTTATTTATAAAAGAGCTTGAAGAAGGGGTAAACAGTGAAGAGGCTACTTCTGATTTAGCTGTTGTAAGGAATCTATTTGATGCACTATTTAATTTTGTTGAAGTAGTTAAAAATGATTTTCAGATAATAGTATTAGAACATGCCGAGTACCAAGATGATCAATATCAAAAGGCTGTGATTGAAGATTACTGGCATACAGATATCAACTCACCTTCTTTGATTCCAAAAAGATGGTTACAGTAA